The stretch of DNA ATGTCACAACCAACTCGCTTTCGTAAATTGTCTGCAGGGCAAGAATAAAGAAGCCATTCAGAACTTAAATGCAGCTGAAGAGATTTTGAAGGACAACCACAATGATGAATTTGAAAGAAGAAGCATCATCACCTATGGAAACTTTGCCTGGGTGCATTACCACATGGGACAACTGACCGAGGCCCAGTCCTATCTTGACAAGCTGGAGATGATCTGTAAACCGCTCAGTGATGGCCCTCGCTATACAGCAATGATACCCGATGTGTACGGGGAGAAGGGATGGTCATTGCTGAGGTCAGCTAGTCAGTACTATGAAGAAGCAAAGGAATGCTTTAAGAAGGCTCTGGAGGAAGATCCTGATAATACAGAGTGGATTATGGGGTATGCAACTGCTCTGTCTCGTCTGGAATTATTTTCTGGTACCCCAGAAAATCGGAAACAAAATCAGTCAGTGAAGCATCTGAGGCGAGTGTTGGAGCTTGATCCAGATGACTCCATGGCAATGGTGCTGTTGGCTCTAAAACTGAAACAGCTCAAGCAAAAAGAGACAGCAACTAAATTAGTTGAACAAGCATTGCAAAAAACTCCTGATTTACCATATGTGCTTCGTTATGCAGCAAAATTTTATAGATTAGAAGAAGATGTGGAGAAAGCCATTAGGCTGTTGAAGAAAGCACTAGAAATAACTCCACTCTCTGCATTTTTGCACGATCAAATTGCTATGTGCTACAGAATTAAATTAGATAAACTGATCAACAATCCTCGTAGCAGAAACCCTCGCAATCCTGCATTTCACCAGAAAGCAAAGTTGTTCAAACAATGCAAGTATCACTTTGGAAAGGCATTTCAGCACCGTCCTAAATCCGCTATTAAATCACAACTGGATTTTGCAGGTGTCTGTGTAAGAAATGGAGAGTATTCCAAAGCTAAGGAGATCTACAGTAATCTTTTGAAATTAGATGATATCCGTCCAGAAAATTTGCAGAGAATATGTCTGCATGCTGGGacatttgaactgtaccagaGAAGGTGTGAATCAAATGCCATCAGCCTATTCCTTAAAGGACTGAAAGTTCAATATGACTCAAATGAACGAAAAAAGTGTCATGATAAAGTAGAGAAGTGGACAGACAAAAAACTTTGCAAGGATCCACATGATAGCAAGGCTCTTGGTATGAAAGGGCTACTGTATCAGCTGAATGGGAACAAGGCTAAAGCTATTGAATACTTCGAGAAGGCCTTGGAGTTTGACCATGAGAACGAGGAATATCTGAGTGCTCTTTATGAATTACGTCTTTCCATTGAGGAACATAACAACACTTGAAAGATCTTTGCTTCTGCTTGATCTGAGGATAAGTTTGTCTCACTAGTCTCACGTAGTATACTCTTGCAGCATGTTCTTCACTGAGATTTTTATTTACTTCTTAAATTACAGGGTTACACTTATTTCAAGCcacagtgcagaacaggtccttccaggaaatgatccacactgcccagcaaactcTTATATAACACAGGccaaatcacagggcaatttaaaatgaccaattaacccacgaACTGTGCGTCTTTGGACCGCGAGAGAaatctggagcaccaggaggaaactcggagagaatatacaaactccttacaggtgctGCCAGAATTGAATTCCGAACTCCGAACAGCCCGTAGTGTCACACAAACCGTATTGCTACCATAGCAACCATTTATGAAAGTGTGATTTTCAAATAGTAATTTTGTAATTATCATTCCCAGTCCTTGTGCTTCATTGAAGATTACTCACTCCAGTATTCAGAAACAAAAGTGGGTTTTGGGGATTTAAGTCTAAAGGAACCAACTCTGAAAATCACGATGAGTCTTCGTATGAGATTCCTTcactgcagatgacatgaaggtcggtggtgttaTGGAGAGCGCAGAAGCTGCCATAGGTTAAAAGGGACCTCTTCAgggtgcagagctgggctgagaagtggtagatggagttcaatctggaaaagtgtgaagtgattcactttggaaggtcaaatttgaaagcAGAGTAGAAggttaatagcaggattcttagcagtgtggaagaagagAGGGACCTTGTGGTCCATGCCCATAGagccctcaaagttgccatgcaggtTGATGAGTTTGGTAAGGCGAATAGTGTGTTGGCCATTAGTGGGGGGATTGCATTCAAAAGTCATGCGGTAAatttgcagctccataaaaccctgGCTAGATcaaacctggaatattgtgttcagttctggctgcctcattagaggatgcagaggagattgagaAGTAACTTGATAGATGTGTATGAGACAATAAGAGGGATAGATTGAGCtgacagccagagacattttttcCCCAGGGAAAAAATGGCTTGTACAAGGGggcatgtcagaggtaaatttaaGGGGGTTAAGCGGATTGAAGGAAATATAGGGGGCAGGTCAGAGGTAAATTTCTTACACAGAGTTGTaggtgctgccaggggtggtggtagacacatggatgatagaagaatgtagggctatataggagggaagaatagattgatcttagaatagctTCAAAGgtcgtcacaacattgtgggctgaaggacctgtgctGCGCTttaaagttctatgttctatgtttaaatgTTAATTGTATTTTAGTTTTCAATTTATATCTTGTACCTCATCAATCAACTGGAATTTTTGAATAGTGATTCTTAGGATAAGCCTGAATTTCTAAAACACAGTCAAGATTCTATCCAAAGACATGCCTGAGAGCTAAAATCTTAAATGGCAAGTCTGTCATAAACAAGCTAAAGAAACGCCAGCAGAATATTCAGTTCAGCCTGTTGGTGACACTCAAGAATGTCAAATCAGTGGAATTTCCAAAGGTAATATAATAAGAGGGGTTAAAAATAGAGGGGTTGAAGGTTGCAGTCTCAGGTCAAGCAAGTCATGGCCAAGAACAATgtctcaagtctgtcatccaggctTGGAATGCAAACACTCTCATATTGGAACTAGAGGTGAAAAGCAGGGTAAGTAAAACACCAGAGTGTAGGACAGGCATGTTTCAGTAAAGACGAATGAGAGAGATGGTAAGGTAAGGGATCTTTGGATGATGAGAGACATCGTAGATTTAGTTAAAAAAGGAGAAAGGAGGCATATGTAAGGTATAGGAAGATGAAATTGGACAGAGCCTTAAAAGAAAGCTGAAATGTAAAGGAAcataaagaaaatgaaaaattaAAAGTCCAAAATGGATATGGAATTTTCTTGGAGAGTAGTATTAAAGAGCATTCCAAGGAATTTTAATGTATCTCAAAAACAAATGGATAACAATCGAGAGGGTAGGACTGCTCAAGGATAAGAAAGGTAATTTCTTATTCTAGATTCCTAGACTCAATAGAAATGGGTGAGGTATCAATCAAGTATTTTGCATTGGTATTCATAAAGAGAAGGAAATGGAGGATAATGAGAATGATACCAGACATTCTAATACCTAGGGCATTTTGAGATCAAGAAGAAGATGGTGTTGGGGCTCTTGAAgcatattaaggtggataaatcaccagggcctgatgggatctaTTACTGGCTATTCaaagaatcaataaaaaagagcGCTGGGACTTTGAAAACAATCTTTGTGTTGTTAATGACCACAGGTGATGTCCCGGATGACTGGACAATGATTAACTTAATTCCtaaaggaagtttggtatggtagGCACGTTAGCATAGCAGTCAGAGTAAAGCTACTACACCAGTGTCCTAAGTTCAGTTCTGCCAATGTCTGGAGGGAATGTAGGTTCTCACCATTGACTGCTTGAATTTCTGCTGgatgctctgttttcctcccacattccacactcGCACAGGTAGTGGTTACATGGGAATCATTTGTGGTGCAAGTTccttgggccagaagggtctgctACCATGATGCATCTCTAAGTTAAACTAAAGAAAAGGAAATGGGGGAAAAACCAGGAGCTTATAAATTGGTGAGACTCACATAGTGGTAGGGAAGCTGTTGAAAAGGATCATTAAGGATAGGATTTACTCACATTTGAAAGAACATAAACTGATTAGGGacattcagcatggctttgtgtggagcAGATCATGTCTTATAAACTTGATTAAGTTTTTTGAGGAGATGGCAAAGGTGATTGTTGAGGGCAGGGCAAGAAATGTTGTCCACATGAACTACAATAAAGCATTTTTACGAGATCACTTATGGAAGGTTGATCAAGAAGATGAAGACTAGTGGTGAATTAGTGGTttgaattcagaattggtttgcctatTGAAGACAGAGTTTACTGATGGAAGAGTGGAATTCTGGACAAAAGTCTGTGACTAGTAGTGGTCCACAGggaaacacatataaaatgctggaggaactcagcaggcagtggaggaggtcatggaaTGTGGCATCATTCAgatcagaatgtgaatgggaagtggaattaaaatgagtggcctcTGGGTGATCCCGCGCTTAGGTTGGAAAAACAACAACTTATattcgtttgggtagcctccaacctgatggtatgaacatcgatttctcagatTTCCAGTAATGCACCCCAACCCTACCCCTGCTTcaacatttcccatccccttttccctctctcatcttatctccttgcctgcccattgcctctctctggtgctcctccccatctgttatttgtgatattctcaccctctccctttccctcaccatctcacccctctctcttccaccacccctccctccccctctctcaaccCCCTCACACCCCCTCACCCTCcattctccctcctccccctcccctctactccttcccctctactctctatctatccatctatctatctatctatctatctatccagtgAAGAAGACCATCAAGGTATACAACAGAGGATGAGTTAATTACATTAATgtacaaagagatggcagatggagtttaatcaggGTAAGTGTGAGGCATTGCATTGTGGGAGATCAAATACAAGGGAAAGTCGATAGTTCATGACTGAAATTTTGAGAACGGGATCTTGGTCTATTTCCATAACTTCCTGTAAGTGGCAAAGCAAGTGGTAAAATGACATGATTGCTTTCATCACCAAGGGCATAGAGTCTGTCAGGAAGTCATATTGCAGTTGTATTAAACATTGGTTAGGCTGCATTTTGAGTATTGTATGGGTTGTGGTTGCCCCTTTGCAGGAATGATGTGGAGcccttggagagggtgcagaacaggtttacCAGGGGATATTAGCAATTAAGGGAGGTTACACAAGTGTGGGAGAATGGGAGGCTTAGGGGAGAGTTGATGGAAGTTAATTAAAATATGAAAGGGATAAGGTAGATAGAATCATTTACCAAAGTAGAAATATCAAATGCTATAGGGCATACCTCCCTAAAAGGGCATTGAGGAAGGCTAGAGAGGAGAGTGTAAAGAGGATATGCAAGActtacttagataataaatttactttaacttaTTTTGACTTCTAAACCAATCACATCCCACTCTCAGTGGTGCTGCCATGTCCTCAGATTTTTATATTTACCTCTCTTGGTTATTTAGTTATTGTTACTTTAGCAACTCTTTTTGCACTGTCTCAGATTGCATTGCTACTGTACCTTTGTGCCATTTTGTTCTGCATTTGCCATGGCATTTATTATTACCAAGTATCCAGTTTGTTCTGTGAGCATTATAcgagcaaggaatttcattgacAATAAACTAAACTGATCTAAAATTGGTTATCTTTATCAATATCATGTGTTGCTCTCGGAGCTCAATGCAGAGCATTGAAACAAAATGATATTGGAAGGGAACAGGAATAGTGTTATTACCCAGTAAGTGCACAGGACCTTGGAGAGACCCTGTTGGGAATTATGTGAGAGAGTGCAACAAAGGCTTACAGCACTAATTCCTGGCTGGCAGAGCAGATGCATGAGGTGTAATAAACATTTATTCATATATATGTAATTACTTAAAATATgagcagataattaattgttaagcTGCAAAGTAAATTAAAGTTAAACAATCAGATCCAACAATCTCCCCTACATCTGAAAGTTCAGAGGCACATATCTACACAAAGTTTAGAATAATCAAAAACTACTTAAGTTATGAAATACCGAATGGGATATATTTTTCAAAGTATTCATAGGATTATGTCATGACAGATTAGTAGGCATACTAACGTAAGACTTAATAAAGTTTGAAATATTCCATGAATGATCCTATACAAATGAAAGAAAGATGTAAACTGTGATAAAGCAAATTAGTATGAATATTAGTAAGGGAATTAATAAGTAGAGAAAATTGGCAAATAGAAGACAGCAACTAATATTAGAATAAACCTCATCAAGTCTTCTGGATGGTTAGGGATTTCCTCACTGTAGCCCGGCAGTGTAGGCACTCAGTCAAGGGTTTACTAGTACGTTAGCTACAGCAAGCAGCAAAAACCTTGCCACTGCAAACAGGGCCCATTCACCAGGGATCAAAGTGCGTCCTCCTTCTGTTGGATCATTCTAAGAAGCAGAAGCCTGTTGAGAAGCAGACTGTACAGCCTGGGTTAATTTCACACAACAGTTAACTAAACTGTCTGCCAGGAAGTATGTTACTGTATCAGACTCTCTGAAATTGAGGGCTCCCGGCAGTGACGCTGCTTACCACCTCAAATGGACTGCGTTTCGTTTTCTTGTTAGGGGTTGTTCTGATGCTACATAAGACCATAGGAAGAACCGTGTGTAGTTCACAGTACTCCTTTCTCATGATAGTTAATCAGTTGTTGTCTGATAGTGCCATTCATTCATTTGATTTGTCCTGATGACTCTGGGTGATGTGGACAATGAAAAGATCTTTCAAAGTTAATCagtcaacaaaaaaaaagagagcgagagagagagagaatctgaaTGCTCGAGCAGAAAGCTCCATTACTACAAAGAAATGCCCttgtctcattgttactgtcaggaaggaagtagagaagcctgaaggacgcaacgattcaggaacagcttcttccttacTGCCAACAAATTGCTAATTGAACATTGACTCATTTGTTTTTCTgtctttgcactatttttaatttaactatttaatgtacttactgtaatcgattgatttatttatctctctatatctatcatgtattgcattgtactgctgccgctaagttaacaaatttcatgacatatgctggtgatattaaacctgattctgatattattttaaaaatcattaGCTTCGATGATTAAACTTAAACATGGTATCAACATAGTCAGAAAGCTTCTGCACATAGCTAACCAATCCCGCTTCCACTTTTAGGCACCCTTTTTATTATTTTCTTGCCCTTTTTGCTCTTCTTATATTCTTTTCAACTCTTCACTACCGAACCCTACCTACACACACCCCTCAAaatgattctaccactcacctccaCACTCAGAGCAATCTACCAACCCACATAACTTTGGAAACCAGAGATCTTGaaggaagcccatgcagtcacagggagaacagactAACACTGTACGTTGAAGTTTCAGcccagttctctggcaccatgAGGCAGTGGTTCTACTTGCTGTTCCACTGAGTCAAATTTATTTGCCTTACTTGTCAACACCTGCACACTGAAGGCAACTGCACACATATTTCAACTAAAAGCCCTCCAAGGGTACATCCGAGTAGCGAGCAATCATTTCAGACTTGAAGTCCATCAAAGCTATTGATGCTTCCACCACCTTTCTAGAAAGCTTTTCAGATGCAGCCTTGCAACAAGAAAGGCAAGTTGTTATCAGGGAGCTTTACAGCAACAATAAGTACAAGTAAATGttaaaaaccataagacataagtgCAGAATTAGGCAAATGACTCAACTGTGAGAAGTGGTAAGTAGGCAGAATTCAGATCAACCAATCAGATAAGGTCTTATGGCCATCTGCTTTAACTCTGTTAGTAAACCATACAGCATTTGTAATTGGCTCAGCGTTGGGAAAGAAAACTGCATTTTAGCTTCACTTCCTAGTTTTCAACTCTCTTCACATTTAGAATTCAGAGCAGAAATTGCTGAGGTGGAAAAGAAAAATCATTGAATATCCTTTATGATCCTATCAAAATCAAAGTGCAACTGAAGCTGTAAAGGATATTTAACGTGTTTATTCAATTCAGAAAATGAGGTAAAGAATATTGCAACCTATTTGGCATTTAAGTTTACTGTACAGGCAGAGCACGGTAAGGGAGTGGGCTTGCATAAATTATGGGGAATAAGTTATTCTTTTTTCCACAGTCGTGAGAAATTGAGAAAGACTTGATTAACGTTGCTGTTATGGATTTGAGGTGGTTGCTAATATCAGTGGGGTGAATCACACCCTGCCACAGATGAGGGAGAAAGAACTTGACAGAGGAGGTAGACTCGGGGTAATTTGGGAGGTGCTACACTCCTTCCACCACTGGCAAAGAGCTTCTGTGCACTCTGACTGCATGGACTCAATTTTCTCAGGGCCAATCAGAACAATCAGGGTCAGGGAGTTGTCAGCAGCTTCCAGCATCTGGCATGAGGAACAAAGGGCCGGTGACCCACTAGGTACACGAGCTGGCGAGTCCAGAGTTTAAGGCCTAGTGTTCGGATTCTCCTCGTTGGTGAGCCTGCCATTTGAGGCCTGGACTTCGAATCCTCATTCATCATCATCGGTGAGTTCTTTTCAAAGATCAAAGCCCAATTGGCAATCAGAAGGCAAGGTAGATGACCAGAGCCCAGAGTCTGCGAATCTCAGCGAgtccactggagaagtcaaagacTGCGAGTCCTAGTCCACTGGAGACTGCCTGTCCCAGGGATGGAGGACTGTGTATGGGTGTAGGTGGGtgcaggggaggaagaaacagagCTGATTTTACTGGCATTGTTTTGCCACTTGCTGTGCCCTGTGTTgtcctgctgaacattgtgggcatgctatgccaACACCAGAATGTGTGACAACATATTCTGGATGCTAtgagcacatccttgggtgttttGGTAATTAGTGTAAACAACGGATTTTAAAGTATGTTCTGATGTACCtgcgataaataaatctgaatcataTCTCAGTTGAAGGGGTGAAGAGACAAAGATGCCCAAAAGACAGTGGGGCAGTTGCAAATTTTCAAGGAGGCTTTCAGCATATTATTAAATATTTTCCATTGTCCACCTCTTAATCTATCTGCTttgacagagttcaggatataATGTCCTTCAGGAATCCATTGCAGGGACATGAGTAACATGCATCATATAGCTGACCATGTTAGGACTAAAGTTCGGGGGATTCTGACCTGGGAGAGGAGAGCAATGTTGATTTGTTTATTCTTGCAGCGTATTTGGAGAATTTTGTGAAAATAGTTTTGGTGGCATTGCTAAGTGATTTGAAGTTGCTCAATGtacatattgatgcaccatcaataactctcggagacgtgaggtgagatataggcttttattggctggaagaaagaacaagcagcaagtgaccaccatactacatcctggagactgaggaaggggctgagcctccaatcacctttataccggggtctgtgggaggagtcacggtcagtgggaggagccaaaggagcagtcagcagggggcgtgtccagacaggtatatgtagttcaccacattcaccccccctttgttttaaaagagagtccccatggggcgaagtttcttacaagtatatttacaggttaagtctatcaggtggtcgaatctgtcgctgcgatctatgtagcaccgtctgtgattgcacaggtgctggtggtgattgcaccggagatggtggttgtgctggttccggcctaactggaggtgtcagcccactaggcgtcagtgatccttcatgtgtgtgcgaggcgcctggtatatgcacgTACGAGacacccggtataggagtgtcgtgaggagtctgtgtagggcttggtgtgcgcggtgtcacctcgggtacagggttcatagttaccgtggagtgttcggggtagtggtctgctgctcctgcgggcgccaggtcgcagacggagaccgtgtcctcccgcccatcaggtaagaccacgtaagcatactgggggttcgcatgtagaaggtgaaccctcttgaacagcggggagtatttattgctcctcacatgtttccggagcagcactggccctgggggcgtcagccaagctggtagggtggtcccagtggcagacttcctgggaaaagagaataggcgctcgtgaggggtggcattggtggacgtacataacagggagcggatagagtggagtgcctcagggaggacctcctgccatcgagagaccggcaacccttttgacttaagggctaaaagtgtggccttccacactgtggcattctccctctccacctgtccatttccccggggattataactcgtggtccgactagtagcaatgcccctagccagcaggtactggcgcagctcatcactcataaaggaggaccctctatcactgtggatatagcagggatatccgaacagagtgaagagctggcgcagggcttttatgacggacgtggctgtggtgtcggggcaggggatggcaaaggggaaccgcgagtactcgtcaataatgttgagaaagtagacattgtggtcggtggagggaagggggcccttaaagtcaacactcagttgctcaaaggggcgggtggccttgataagttgcgccttgtcAGAacagtagaagtgcggtttgcactcagcgcagacttggcagtccctggtcattatcctgatgtcctcaagggagtaaggcaggttccgggctttcacgaaatggtaaaatcgggtgaactccgggtggcaaagatctgcctggagggcatatagctggtcgagctgcacgctggcacacgctccccgagatagggcatcaggggactcattgagccttccaggccggtacaggatatcattgttgtaggtggagagttctgttctccactgcaaaattttatcatttttgattttgccccgctgttggttgctgaacatgaacgcaactgagcgctggtcggtcagcaaggtgaaccttttgccggcgagatagtgcctccagtgcctaatagcttccactatggcctgggcttctttctccaccgtggagtgccgaatttcagagccttgaagggtacgagagaacaatgctactggcctgcctgcctgattgagggtagcagccagcgcgaagtcggaggcgtcactctctacttggaagggaatggtctcgtccaccgcatgcatcgttgctttggcaatgtcccctttaatgcagctgaaggcctcgcgggcctcggctgagaggggaaatgcagtggacttgaccagggggcgggccttgtctgcgtaatgggggacccattgggcgtaataggaaaagaagcccaggcaccgtctgagggctctgagggtggtgggaagagggagttctaacagggggcgcatacggtcgggatcagggccaatgaccccgttctccacaacatacccaaggatagcaagtcgggtggttccgaacactcacgtccctgttataagta from Hemitrygon akajei chromosome 23, sHemAka1.3, whole genome shotgun sequence encodes:
- the LOC140715340 gene encoding interferon-induced protein with tetratricopeptide repeats 5-like, giving the protein MNIMSNTQRDLLKENLDQLQCHFTWGPQKGTIDLEDVMYRLQDAINLGVKYQATCHNQLAFVNCLQGKNKEAIQNLNAAEEILKDNHNDEFERRSIITYGNFAWVHYHMGQLTEAQSYLDKLEMICKPLSDGPRYTAMIPDVYGEKGWSLLRSASQYYEEAKECFKKALEEDPDNTEWIMGYATALSRLELFSGTPENRKQNQSVKHLRRVLELDPDDSMAMVLLALKLKQLKQKETATKLVEQALQKTPDLPYVLRYAAKFYRLEEDVEKAIRLLKKALEITPLSAFLHDQIAMCYRIKLDKLINNPRSRNPRNPAFHQKAKLFKQCKYHFGKAFQHRPKSAIKSQLDFAGVCVRNGEYSKAKEIYSNLLKLDDIRPENLQRICLHAGTFELYQRRCESNAISLFLKGLKVQYDSNERKKCHDKVEKWTDKKLCKDPHDSKALGMKGLLYQLNGNKAKAIEYFEKALEFDHENEEYLSALYELRLSIEEHNNT